One window of Triticum dicoccoides isolate Atlit2015 ecotype Zavitan chromosome 5A, WEW_v2.0, whole genome shotgun sequence genomic DNA carries:
- the LOC119303642 gene encoding uncharacterized protein LOC119303642 — protein MASSELPPSQKKSSPTTICALGDDLLREVLLRLPSLPTLVRAALTCPTFLHAVRSSPAFRRRFRDLHPAPLLGVFLDIYGPAMPAFVPVRRRSDPDHAAAVRRADVFLTRVPEDEQEGEGEGEGEEEEGEDELEDRYVDGPGWSMTECRDGYVLLYHLLTKRAAVYDPLTRRLHLLSPPHAEICAEDPEVAEVEFHVLTSQEDRRSLRLLCICKERRAAKVAVFSADSRAWQISPEAGSLRLTARDNGTLVNGCVYWASADNIHVLNTATLHFSRMDPPPHMQPNYKGVKVGETSDGKLCVAWATDLLLKVWVRRATAGGVDNWMPDTDKSMLDEIRELEVPCLDEDPVLEVKAIMGGIVYLSTYEASNPTSSCWLLSFCTETEKLNKVCPITNSDFSYPYLMAWPPLLYATR, from the coding sequence ATGGCCTCCAGTGAGCTGCCGCCGTCGCAGAAGAAATCCAGTCCCACCACCATATGCGCCCTCGGCGACGACCTCCTGCGCGAGGTGTTGCTCCGCCTGCCCTCCCTCCCGACCCTCGTCCGCGCCGCGCTGACCTGCCCCACTTTCCTCCACGCCGTCCGTTCGTCCCCCGCGTTCCGCCGCCGCTTCCGCGACCTCCACCCGGCCCCGCTCCTGGGCGTCTTCCTCGACATCTACGGGCCCGCCATGCCCGCCTTCGTGCCCGTCCGCCGCCGGTCTGACCCGGACCACGCCGCGGCCGTCCGCCGCGCCGACGTCTTCCTCACCCGGGTCCCCGAAGACGAACAAGAAGGCGAAGgtgaaggcgaaggggaagaagaagaaggcgaaGACGAACTGGAAGACAGATACGTGGACGGCCCCGGATGGTCGATGACCGAGTGCCGCGATGGGTACGTGCTTCTCTACCACCTGCTCACCAAGCGGGCGGCCGTCTACGACCCCCTCACGCGGCGCCTGCATCTTCTCTCACCGCCGCACGCAGAGATCTGCGCCGAAGACCCCGAAGTGGCCGAGGTTGAGTTCCACGTCCTCACCTCCCAAGAGGACCGCCGGTCTCTCCGCCTGCTCTGCATCTGCAAGGAAAGGAGAGCAGCCAAGGTCGCTGTCTTCTCCGCGGACAGCAGGGCGTGGCAGATCTCCCCAGAAGCGGGGAGCCTGCGGCTGACGGCAAGAGACAATGGTACGCTTGTCAACGGGTGTGTCTACTGGGCATCTGCAGACAATATCCATGTGCTGAACACCGCGACACTGCACTTCTCCCGGATGGATCCGCCGCCGCATATGCAACCCAACTACAAGGGTGTCAAGGTCGGCGAGACCAGTGATGGAAAGCTGTGTGTCGCCTGGGCAACTGATCTCCTGCTCAAAGTTTGGGTCCGGAGAGCCACCGCAGGGGGTGTCGACAATTGGATGCCGGACACAGACAAATCGATGCTGGATGAGATCCGTGAATTGGAGGTACCATGTTTAGATGAAGACCCTGTACTGGAGGTTAAGGCAATCATGGGTGGCATCGTGTATTTGTCTACCTACGAGGCATCGAATCCTACTAGTTCTTGCTGGTTGCTATCCTTCTGCACTGAAACAGAGAAGCTGAACAAGGTCTGCCCTATCACCAACTCTGATTTTTCCTATCCCTATTTGATGGCGTGGCCTCCTCTTCTTTATGCAACAAGGTGA